Proteins from a genomic interval of Desulfovibrio piger:
- a CDS encoding DUF4875 domain-containing protein, whose protein sequence is MWQNIAVLGLLIAVIMAIASLITPRAAFFCKKKTRLRGFLGWLGIGLVFILGLGMVVGPQPEAPATNAPAATQAPAADTAPDVATESGIAGHPLAVKKVSVEKNGDTATIILVPAGSQAAATQADLAATVMAAARQFQVELGVDAVDVRLICQKAASSFGELQLARAWYRPSREGWRDLSAAPRGFSDQELEYLRLWAELRGRFQTADGLTDEPRLKAAIARRMGIKDGSLKPHLNLREPVQPVRVEGALEVRR, encoded by the coding sequence ATGTGGCAGAATATTGCGGTTCTGGGACTGCTCATCGCGGTCATCATGGCCATTGCGAGCCTGATCACGCCGCGTGCGGCGTTTTTTTGCAAGAAGAAGACCCGTCTCAGGGGCTTCCTGGGCTGGCTGGGCATCGGCCTGGTCTTCATCCTTGGCCTGGGTATGGTGGTGGGGCCGCAACCGGAGGCGCCGGCCACGAATGCTCCTGCAGCAACGCAGGCTCCCGCGGCGGATACTGCTCCGGACGTGGCCACTGAATCTGGGATTGCAGGACATCCGCTGGCCGTGAAGAAGGTGTCTGTGGAGAAAAATGGTGATACGGCAACGATCATCCTGGTCCCGGCCGGCTCACAGGCGGCAGCGACGCAGGCGGACCTTGCGGCCACGGTCATGGCAGCGGCCCGGCAGTTCCAGGTGGAGTTGGGCGTGGATGCGGTGGATGTGCGCCTGATCTGCCAGAAGGCGGCCAGTTCTTTTGGCGAGCTGCAGCTGGCCCGTGCCTGGTACCGGCCTTCGCGTGAGGGCTGGCGTGACCTGTCGGCGGCTCCCCGGGGCTTCTCGGACCAGGAGCTGGAGTATCTGCGCCTGTGGGCGGAATTGCGCGGCCGCTTCCAGACGGCTGACGGCCTGACCGATGAGCCCAGACTCAAGGCGGCCATCGCCAGGCGCATGGGCATCAAGGATGGCAGCCTGAAGCCCCACCTGAACCTGCGTGAGCCGGTACAACCGGTGCGCGTGGAAGGTGCTCTGGAGGTGCGGAGGTAA
- a CDS encoding helix-turn-helix domain-containing protein gives MPKNSSVRLHGMRRVNVAVAATLLGCSTSYVYKLVARGDLDAIRIGTRKGLQVTEASIEKYIKEHRGAD, from the coding sequence ATGCCGAAGAACAGTAGCGTGAGACTGCACGGCATGCGCCGTGTCAATGTGGCGGTGGCGGCCACCTTGTTGGGATGCAGCACATCCTACGTCTACAAGCTGGTGGCCCGGGGAGATCTGGACGCCATCCGTATCGGCACGCGCAAGGGATTGCAGGTCACGGAAGCGTCTATAGAAAAATATATCAAGGAGCATAGAGGGGCCGATTGA
- a CDS encoding capsid cement protein, with amino-acid sequence MPYYESSRVTLIAAETIARASFVKLEADGLKVCGAADTPIGFTELGAQDAGEHVCVRLINSQGTFEARSTGSIATGSLVMLAEGGAVAPHSDGALAVGIALSPADNGDFLQIVPIFDRSAAAGA; translated from the coding sequence ATGCCGTACTACGAAAGCTCCCGAGTCACCCTCATCGCTGCTGAAACCATCGCCAGGGCCAGCTTCGTCAAGCTGGAAGCCGATGGGCTGAAGGTCTGCGGCGCGGCTGATACGCCCATCGGCTTTACCGAGCTGGGGGCGCAGGACGCCGGTGAACATGTCTGTGTGCGCCTCATCAATTCCCAGGGCACGTTCGAGGCCCGCTCCACCGGCAGCATCGCCACCGGCAGCCTGGTCATGCTGGCCGAAGGCGGCGCGGTGGCGCCCCACAGTGATGGCGCCCTGGCGGTGGGCATCGCCCTTTCGCCGGCGGACAATGGCGATTTTCTCCAGATCGTGCCCATTTTCGACCGCTCCGCTGCCGCCGGGGCGTAA
- the sppA gene encoding signal peptide peptidase SppA has translation MTIPNLPSLWAMQPEALTALADTLNQGPDARGPGRSEEQQAPLYTVEDGLAVIPVQGAMSKHGLQFFGWRLLFSMREIAAALKEVAADTSVRAIMLDVDSPGGTVDGIEELALAVRTAAAAKPLYAWADGLMASAAYWMASGARRIAAPATAQVGSIGVISMHREFSKALEGAGVRYTILAAGHYKAAGNAVEPLSDEMRAYLQEGIDAVYELFLSAVEQGRGVSREKTLAMADGKIFIAGEALKAGLIDRICSREEFIKQIKQEWTMNLAELRAQHPELEQELRAELEKDRAPALENARAEGAKEEQARLIGLACAVLGDAAETLKTVVQSGVTVEQIKALQPLMQPAAKAGTAQPADPDPYRKDALDALRKAAASPVDVAPDQPAGDDFMALVNAKVAEGKTKGQAMHEVARDNPEAHAVWLKNVQKESK, from the coding sequence ATGACGATCCCCAACCTCCCCTCCTTGTGGGCCATGCAGCCGGAAGCGCTGACGGCCCTCGCCGATACGCTGAACCAGGGCCCTGATGCCCGCGGTCCTGGCCGCAGCGAAGAACAGCAGGCGCCGCTCTACACCGTGGAAGACGGTCTGGCCGTCATCCCCGTGCAGGGGGCCATGAGCAAGCATGGGCTCCAGTTCTTTGGCTGGCGCCTGCTGTTCTCCATGCGCGAGATCGCGGCGGCGCTGAAGGAAGTCGCCGCTGACACCAGTGTGCGGGCCATCATGCTGGATGTGGATTCGCCCGGCGGCACGGTGGACGGTATCGAGGAACTGGCCCTGGCGGTACGCACGGCCGCGGCGGCAAAGCCGCTCTACGCCTGGGCCGATGGTCTCATGGCATCGGCGGCGTACTGGATGGCCTCCGGGGCACGCAGGATAGCTGCGCCGGCTACGGCCCAGGTGGGCAGCATCGGCGTCATCAGCATGCACCGCGAATTTTCCAAAGCCCTGGAAGGCGCGGGCGTCAGGTACACGATCCTCGCTGCCGGTCATTACAAGGCCGCCGGCAATGCGGTGGAGCCGCTGTCGGATGAGATGCGCGCCTACCTGCAGGAAGGCATCGATGCCGTGTACGAGCTGTTCCTTTCTGCCGTGGAACAGGGGCGCGGCGTAAGCCGGGAAAAGACCCTGGCGATGGCTGACGGCAAGATTTTTATCGCGGGCGAGGCGCTCAAGGCCGGACTTATCGACCGGATCTGTTCCCGCGAAGAATTCATCAAACAGATCAAACAGGAGTGGACCATGAATCTCGCAGAACTCAGGGCCCAGCATCCCGAGCTGGAGCAGGAATTGCGGGCGGAACTGGAAAAAGACCGGGCGCCCGCCCTTGAAAATGCGCGTGCGGAAGGCGCCAAAGAAGAACAGGCCCGCCTCATCGGGCTGGCCTGCGCTGTTCTGGGTGATGCCGCCGAGACGTTGAAAACGGTGGTGCAGTCGGGGGTGACGGTCGAACAGATCAAGGCCCTGCAGCCGCTGATGCAACCTGCGGCGAAGGCCGGCACAGCGCAGCCGGCTGACCCTGATCCCTATCGCAAGGACGCCCTGGATGCTCTGCGCAAGGCCGCGGCTTCCCCTGTGGATGTCGCGCCGGACCAGCCCGCAGGGGATGACTTCATGGCCCTGGTGAATGCCAAGGTCGCCGAAGGCAAAACCAAGGGGCAGGCCATGCATGAAGTGGCCAGGGACAACCCCGAAGCCCACGCCGTCTGGCTGAAAAACGTACAGAAGGAGTCCAAGTGA
- a CDS encoding terminase gpA endonuclease subunit, giving the protein MAFQFTAGERHVFARQPYVPLSEWAARNLIVRDGPHAGGRYRRDVNPYLVGIMDAWSAPGVEEVVVCGSAQTGKTLVMHAALCYCVARRPGPRMLAMQDDDAMGKVAQLKLLPMFRSSPGVRGMLGKVRAQRIGFRDGTSLFLASAQSPGQRASISIQDLFLDEEALYKQIAGQGVPVAEFKERTRSYARKRKILRVSKPIGGEECSIAQALSEMDELRHYLVRCPACQAYQPMIEDRLVLLEKGASPREIKERRLGRYRCAECGYLWTDYLRDQAVQHGHWEAEEPVSRPRSIGFLLPAILSANVSISEVVAEKVAAERSDSPATKQQYINGMWALPFRMVEMESKEEEILSLVDPELPPRTVPGDAVALTAGIDVQARGFWYVVKAWRPDMSSVLIDYGRLTDWPAVQALMDTRYPFETRSPRAGQSLHIWRAGIDSGGTRLDDAVVSRTEEVYTFVRRHGQGRLFACKGLSRESHTPVRATMIDRLPSSRMRIPGGLWLYLLDTHYFKGLVFGRLRMDAHQPMTLHSKTDETFARQITAEVLERDRNGHLVWKRLRKSNHYLDCVMMADACVDGSWLPSFQLIVEQSEQQSRQPRQEIVEPVAAPAPARPHVQQRPLPARPLPARQLPGRPAFMQRGSNY; this is encoded by the coding sequence ATGGCATTCCAGTTTACGGCCGGAGAGCGGCATGTTTTTGCCCGCCAGCCGTATGTGCCGCTTTCGGAATGGGCGGCGCGTAACCTCATCGTCCGGGACGGGCCGCATGCAGGCGGGCGCTACCGGCGTGACGTCAACCCGTATCTGGTGGGCATCATGGATGCCTGGAGCGCCCCGGGGGTGGAAGAAGTGGTGGTGTGCGGCAGTGCCCAGACGGGCAAGACCCTGGTCATGCACGCGGCGCTTTGCTACTGCGTCGCCCGCCGTCCCGGGCCGCGCATGCTGGCCATGCAGGACGACGATGCGATGGGCAAGGTGGCCCAGCTCAAGCTGTTGCCCATGTTCAGGTCTTCTCCGGGGGTACGGGGGATGTTGGGCAAGGTCAGAGCGCAGCGCATTGGTTTCCGGGACGGGACATCCCTGTTCCTGGCCAGTGCGCAATCTCCTGGCCAGCGAGCCTCCATCTCCATCCAGGACTTGTTCCTGGACGAAGAGGCCCTGTACAAGCAGATAGCCGGACAGGGCGTGCCGGTGGCCGAATTCAAGGAACGGACACGCTCCTATGCCCGCAAGCGCAAGATCCTTCGCGTCTCCAAGCCCATCGGCGGCGAGGAATGCAGCATCGCACAAGCACTTTCGGAGATGGATGAGCTGCGGCACTACCTGGTGCGCTGTCCTGCCTGCCAGGCATACCAGCCCATGATCGAGGACCGTCTGGTGCTGCTGGAAAAGGGCGCCAGTCCGCGCGAGATCAAGGAACGCCGTCTGGGGCGGTACCGTTGTGCCGAGTGCGGCTACCTCTGGACGGATTACCTGCGCGACCAGGCTGTGCAGCATGGCCACTGGGAGGCGGAAGAACCCGTGTCCCGGCCGCGTTCCATCGGCTTCCTGCTGCCGGCAATCCTGTCGGCCAACGTCAGTATCTCCGAAGTGGTGGCCGAAAAGGTGGCGGCGGAGCGTTCCGACTCCCCGGCAACCAAGCAGCAGTACATCAACGGCATGTGGGCCCTGCCGTTCCGTATGGTCGAGATGGAGTCCAAGGAGGAAGAGATCCTCTCCCTGGTCGATCCGGAGCTGCCTCCGCGGACCGTGCCCGGAGATGCGGTGGCCCTGACGGCCGGCATCGACGTCCAGGCGCGCGGTTTCTGGTATGTGGTCAAGGCCTGGCGTCCGGACATGTCGTCCGTGCTCATCGATTACGGTCGTCTGACGGACTGGCCGGCCGTACAGGCCCTGATGGACACCCGTTACCCCTTTGAGACGCGGTCGCCCCGGGCCGGCCAGAGCCTGCACATCTGGCGGGCGGGCATCGACTCCGGCGGCACGCGCCTGGATGATGCCGTGGTCTCCCGCACCGAGGAGGTCTACACCTTCGTGCGGCGGCATGGGCAGGGGCGGCTGTTCGCCTGCAAGGGCCTGAGCCGTGAGTCGCATACGCCGGTGCGGGCCACCATGATCGACCGCCTGCCCAGCTCCCGCATGCGCATCCCGGGCGGGCTCTGGCTTTATCTGCTGGATACGCACTATTTCAAGGGGCTCGTCTTCGGGCGCCTGCGCATGGATGCTCATCAGCCCATGACCCTGCACAGCAAGACGGATGAGACGTTCGCACGGCAGATCACGGCGGAGGTCCTGGAACGGGACCGCAACGGGCACCTGGTCTGGAAGCGTCTGCGGAAAAGCAACCACTACCTGGACTGCGTGATGATGGCCGATGCCTGTGTGGACGGCTCCTGGCTGCCTTCGTTCCAGCTCATCGTGGAGCAAAGCGAGCAGCAGTCCAGGCAGCCGCGACAGGAGATCGTGGAACCGGTCGCGGCGCCGGCCCCGGCCAGACCCCACGTGCAACAGCGCCCGTTGCCGGCCCGGCCCCTGCCGGCGCGACAGCTTCCCGGCCGGCCGGCCTTCATGCAACGTGGCAGCAATTATTAG
- a CDS encoding BRO-N domain-containing protein, with the protein MPERLTPFAFEEQLVRCRLDEHGEPWFVAKDVCRVLGLENNRDAVSSLDEDEKITVGNPDSNPRAGIPHQYTLISESGLYALIFRSRKPQARAFSKWVRAEVLPSLRRTGRYALPEAGEEAPDLPAIPEMYALRPTMRQRLWQDALQTARLDNGGSAAAVRWFARLCRMVTARPVGEAEPGRECAARILRFADEECRRDADGRVNASRLYEAFALWWCARFADSVPAIHVFGRVMPARFAKVKRGGKTWYLGLSLTQ; encoded by the coding sequence ATGCCTGAACGCCTGACGCCCTTTGCCTTTGAGGAACAGCTGGTGCGCTGCCGCCTGGATGAACACGGCGAGCCCTGGTTCGTGGCCAAGGATGTGTGCCGGGTACTTGGCCTAGAAAACAACAGGGATGCGGTATCTTCACTTGATGAAGATGAAAAGATTACCGTCGGAAATCCCGACAGTAATCCCCGAGCCGGTATTCCCCACCAGTACACATTGATTTCTGAATCCGGCCTGTATGCCCTGATCTTCCGCAGCCGCAAGCCGCAGGCTAGGGCCTTCAGTAAGTGGGTACGGGCCGAAGTCCTACCCAGCCTGCGGCGCACGGGGCGCTATGCCTTGCCGGAAGCCGGAGAGGAAGCCCCGGACCTGCCCGCCATCCCCGAGATGTACGCCCTGCGCCCGACCATGCGGCAGCGCCTGTGGCAGGATGCCCTGCAGACGGCCCGCCTGGACAACGGCGGCTCCGCGGCGGCGGTGCGCTGGTTCGCCCGCCTGTGCCGCATGGTCACGGCCCGGCCCGTGGGAGAGGCCGAGCCCGGCCGGGAATGTGCCGCCCGCATCCTGCGCTTTGCCGACGAGGAATGCCGCCGGGACGCGGACGGGCGCGTCAACGCCAGCCGCCTGTATGAAGCCTTTGCCCTCTGGTGGTGCGCCCGCTTCGCGGACAGCGTGCCCGCTATCCATGTGTTCGGCCGGGTCATGCCCGCACGGTTCGCCAAGGTCAAACGCGGCGGCAAGACCTGGTATCTGGGCCTGAGCCTGACGCAATAG
- a CDS encoding nitrate reductase → MSFKGQLEEDLHTVFFNPAEFGECLELAGHEGVPCVYEPLEMEMPLSSDGRSAVSYEGVTIYVAAVDVPDELQTGRTTTFRNERWYVLSADAHEHMRTIRLYRERS, encoded by the coding sequence ATGAGCTTTAAAGGACAGCTTGAAGAAGATCTGCACACGGTCTTTTTCAACCCCGCCGAGTTTGGCGAGTGCCTAGAACTGGCCGGGCATGAGGGCGTCCCGTGTGTCTACGAGCCGCTGGAGATGGAAATGCCCCTCAGTAGTGATGGGCGTAGTGCCGTCAGCTATGAGGGTGTCACCATTTATGTGGCTGCTGTCGACGTTCCGGATGAATTGCAGACCGGGCGGACAACTACGTTCCGCAACGAGCGCTGGTATGTGCTGAGTGCGGATGCGCATGAGCATATGCGGACCATCAGATTGTACAGGGAGCGGTCATGA
- a CDS encoding site-specific DNA-methyltransferase, whose product MKIETWSAERLSPYARELKKHEKALPKMVAALQQWGFRIPILVSSAGEIIDGKLRYLAAVQLGMQEIPVVVADDLTPTQIRTFRLLVNRSATWADWNDESLRIEMAELRLALADLSVTGFDDRELDAILLDAVASGEKDPDSVPEFREPPVCQVGQVWQLGMHRLMCGDSTQPADVATLMSGEHADMVWTDPPYNVDYSSPAGKIKNDKMSPAEFLKFLYDLMNSAYDVLVDGGAIYVAHSEAGDGMAFRSAFQNVGFKLSCCLIWKKNQLVMGRGDYHWQHEPILYGWKPTGKHVWYGDRKQRSFFEHFAGSVVQKVSENVWQVASGDSILRISGKDLVVEDLASSILSEPKPKKSELHPTMKPVALVERMLANSSPRGGLVVDLCGGSGTTLIAAERLARRCNMMEYDPRYADVIIRRWQEQTGKVAVLAGSRISYPQEVEHGAE is encoded by the coding sequence ATGAAAATCGAGACCTGGTCGGCAGAGCGTCTTTCCCCTTACGCACGCGAGCTGAAGAAGCACGAGAAGGCACTGCCGAAGATGGTTGCTGCCCTGCAGCAATGGGGGTTCCGCATTCCCATTCTGGTGAGTTCTGCCGGTGAGATCATAGATGGCAAGCTCCGCTACCTGGCGGCGGTGCAACTCGGGATGCAGGAGATCCCGGTGGTGGTCGCTGATGACCTGACGCCGACGCAGATCCGGACGTTCCGCCTGCTCGTCAACCGCAGCGCCACGTGGGCGGATTGGAACGATGAGTCCCTGCGCATCGAGATGGCCGAGCTTCGCCTTGCTTTGGCAGATCTCAGCGTGACCGGCTTCGATGACCGGGAGCTGGACGCCATCCTTCTGGATGCGGTGGCCTCCGGAGAGAAAGACCCGGATAGCGTCCCTGAATTCAGGGAACCTCCTGTCTGTCAGGTAGGCCAGGTCTGGCAGCTGGGCATGCACCGGCTCATGTGCGGTGACTCCACCCAGCCTGCGGACGTGGCCACGCTCATGTCTGGTGAGCATGCGGACATGGTCTGGACAGACCCTCCCTACAACGTCGACTACAGCTCCCCGGCCGGCAAGATCAAAAACGACAAGATGAGCCCTGCGGAATTCTTAAAGTTCCTGTACGACCTCATGAACAGTGCCTACGACGTCCTAGTGGACGGCGGGGCCATCTATGTGGCCCATTCCGAAGCCGGTGACGGCATGGCCTTCAGGTCGGCCTTCCAAAACGTCGGGTTCAAGCTTTCCTGCTGCCTGATCTGGAAGAAGAACCAGCTCGTCATGGGGCGTGGCGACTACCACTGGCAGCACGAGCCCATCCTCTATGGCTGGAAGCCTACGGGCAAGCACGTCTGGTACGGAGACAGGAAGCAGCGCTCATTTTTTGAACATTTCGCGGGCAGCGTGGTGCAGAAAGTCTCCGAGAACGTCTGGCAGGTGGCCAGCGGCGACAGCATCCTCCGAATCAGCGGCAAAGACCTGGTGGTGGAGGACCTGGCCAGCAGCATCCTCTCGGAGCCCAAGCCCAAAAAATCTGAGCTGCACCCCACCATGAAACCTGTGGCCCTGGTGGAACGCATGCTGGCCAATTCGTCGCCGCGGGGCGGACTGGTCGTCGACCTCTGTGGCGGCAGCGGCACGACCCTGATCGCTGCGGAGAGGCTGGCCAGACGCTGCAACATGATGGAGTATGATCCGCGTTATGCGGACGTCATCATCCGGCGCTGGCAGGAGCAGACCGGCAAGGTGGCTGTACTGGCCGGCAGCCGTATCTCTTATCCCCAGGAGGTGGAACATGGTGCAGAATGA
- the dcd gene encoding dCTP deaminase encodes MSVLSDMNIFALLRSGNLQISPLELSQIQPASVDLRLGEKGQLLVAGEVDPRDKEQLAEIRHTDISFVDGYALRPGETITASTLEKLVIPQDCNGKILGKNSLLMMGIEVFVAYINPGYSGHMPLLIKNVGPITVTLSAGLKICQLELNGLTVPATRAYPERYNMEVLKDHVGIEGMSLPSSDEPNPLSDFLKRRIAELASSH; translated from the coding sequence ATGTCTGTCCTGTCCGATATGAATATTTTTGCCCTGCTTCGCAGCGGGAATTTGCAGATCAGCCCTCTGGAACTTTCGCAGATCCAGCCGGCATCTGTGGATCTGCGTTTGGGCGAAAAGGGGCAGTTGCTGGTGGCGGGAGAAGTTGATCCCCGTGATAAGGAACAGCTGGCGGAGATTCGCCATACTGATATCAGTTTTGTGGATGGCTATGCCTTGCGCCCAGGTGAAACGATCACGGCCAGCACATTGGAAAAGCTGGTTATCCCGCAAGACTGCAACGGAAAGATCCTGGGTAAGAACAGCTTGCTTATGATGGGGATCGAGGTCTTTGTTGCCTATATCAATCCTGGCTACTCTGGTCACATGCCTCTCCTGATCAAAAATGTTGGTCCCATAACCGTGACCCTTTCTGCCGGCTTGAAGATTTGCCAGCTGGAACTGAACGGTCTGACTGTGCCTGCGACGCGCGCGTATCCTGAGCGCTATAATATGGAAGTGTTGAAAGATCATGTAGGGATTGAGGGGATGAGCCTGCCTTCCTCTGATGAACCCAACCCGCTTTCTGATTTCCTGAAACGCCGTATCGCCGAACTGGCTTCTTCCCATTAG
- a CDS encoding phage portal protein: MPSLPAVAPNLLDRLVGWFAPVTGARRMHARMVMALASGRVTPVRRQSGGHDGTMENWRPRREQEEMSATRAYDVTMRRAESLVANDGHAASAIDALALNVVGTGMRPQSYPDHVALGITEDQAEAFAESMETAWRLWCEEADASSRSSFEDLQYLAARSLFVTGEILQLPVWHDAPDRVFGLCLQALHPARLRTPIDLFSRSDICNGVQLGPYGEPVGYWIANPVTGTPLESLDSSHFFFARRKVAHRWGCFHCFHAGLPEQVRGVSLLSPAMKQFRDLADYVDYELVGAMIAASFTVFLEAPADVMAGAAGFDGAAQDKAPSYLPMQPGTMTIGQPGHKPHIISSNRPGPTFDAFYERILRAAAASTGQPYEMVAKDFSRTNYSSARAALLEVWKLHTLYQDWMIRSFLRPCWMMVMEEAWLRGLLAVPAGAPSFWKSPAIMRAWGRCIWTRPPRGQVDPVKERQADDLALANLTETRTGICYARGMDFPTLARQRQREERLLRDLGLGAQSGTSSPDTKDAVTETAEETDA; this comes from the coding sequence ATGCCATCCCTGCCCGCCGTTGCGCCCAACCTGCTGGACAGGCTGGTGGGCTGGTTCGCTCCCGTGACCGGTGCGCGGCGCATGCACGCGCGCATGGTCATGGCGCTGGCTTCCGGCCGGGTGACGCCGGTGCGCAGGCAGAGCGGCGGCCATGACGGAACCATGGAAAACTGGCGGCCCCGGCGCGAGCAGGAGGAGATGAGCGCCACTCGCGCCTACGACGTGACCATGCGCCGTGCGGAGTCCCTGGTGGCCAATGATGGCCATGCCGCCAGCGCCATCGATGCCCTGGCCCTCAACGTGGTGGGCACGGGCATGCGGCCGCAGAGCTATCCGGATCACGTCGCCCTGGGCATCACGGAAGACCAGGCCGAAGCTTTCGCCGAGAGCATGGAGACAGCCTGGCGTCTCTGGTGCGAGGAGGCGGACGCCTCCAGCCGCTCCAGCTTCGAGGATCTGCAATATCTGGCGGCCCGCTCGCTGTTCGTCACGGGCGAGATCCTGCAGCTGCCGGTCTGGCACGATGCCCCCGACCGGGTGTTCGGCCTGTGCCTGCAGGCGCTGCACCCTGCCCGCCTGCGGACGCCCATCGATCTTTTTTCCCGGTCAGACATCTGCAACGGTGTCCAGTTGGGCCCCTACGGGGAGCCTGTGGGCTACTGGATCGCCAATCCCGTGACCGGTACCCCTCTGGAATCCCTGGATTCGTCGCATTTTTTCTTTGCCCGGCGCAAGGTGGCGCACCGCTGGGGCTGTTTCCACTGTTTCCATGCCGGCCTGCCCGAACAGGTTCGCGGTGTCTCGCTGCTGTCGCCGGCCATGAAGCAGTTCCGCGATCTGGCCGACTATGTGGATTACGAGCTGGTGGGCGCCATGATCGCGGCCTCGTTCACGGTCTTTTTGGAAGCACCGGCCGATGTCATGGCCGGCGCCGCCGGTTTTGACGGTGCGGCCCAGGACAAGGCGCCCTCCTATCTGCCCATGCAGCCCGGGACAATGACCATCGGCCAGCCCGGGCACAAGCCGCACATCATTTCCAGCAACCGCCCCGGGCCCACCTTCGATGCTTTCTATGAGCGCATCCTGCGCGCGGCGGCGGCCTCCACCGGCCAGCCCTACGAGATGGTGGCCAAGGACTTTTCCCGGACCAACTACAGCAGCGCCCGCGCGGCCCTGCTGGAAGTCTGGAAGCTGCACACGCTCTACCAAGACTGGATGATCCGCAGCTTCCTGCGGCCATGCTGGATGATGGTCATGGAAGAAGCCTGGCTGCGCGGTCTTCTGGCGGTTCCCGCGGGCGCTCCGTCGTTCTGGAAGTCCCCGGCCATCATGCGCGCCTGGGGCCGCTGTATCTGGACGCGTCCGCCCCGGGGCCAGGTGGACCCGGTCAAGGAACGTCAGGCCGATGATCTGGCCCTGGCCAACCTCACCGAGACCCGCACGGGCATCTGCTACGCCCGCGGTATGGATTTCCCCACCCTGGCCCGGCAGCGACAGCGTGAAGAGCGTCTGCTGCGTGACCTGGGCCTGGGTGCTCAGTCCGGTACGTCGTCTCCGGACACGAAGGATGCCGTCACAGAAACGGCAGAGGAAACTGACGCATGA
- a CDS encoding putative peptidoglycan-binding domain-containing protein: MADFATAYAPLAGFEGGWCTVQGDSGGETYAGIARRYWPDWPGWKLIDREKDHSSFASGASAFTRHLATVPGLSDLVSGWYRSEWWDRLGLTALPQDLANEIFEQSVNLGKGGSGKKVQLVCNAFNRARAGNSLFADLNVDGVIGPRTLDALAALLAWRTDEKALVHALNCMQGAHYIELAARNPSQRKFTDGWMKRTHCPD, encoded by the coding sequence ATGGCCGATTTCGCTACTGCCTACGCTCCGCTGGCCGGCTTTGAAGGCGGCTGGTGCACCGTCCAGGGGGACAGCGGCGGCGAGACCTACGCGGGCATCGCCCGCCGCTACTGGCCGGACTGGCCCGGCTGGAAGCTCATTGACCGCGAGAAAGACCACAGCTCGTTCGCCTCCGGGGCCAGCGCGTTCACGCGCCATCTGGCCACGGTGCCCGGCCTCTCCGATCTGGTGTCCGGCTGGTATCGCAGCGAGTGGTGGGATCGCCTCGGGCTCACAGCCCTGCCTCAGGATCTCGCCAACGAGATCTTCGAGCAGTCCGTGAACCTGGGCAAGGGCGGCTCCGGCAAAAAAGTGCAGCTGGTCTGCAATGCCTTCAACCGCGCACGGGCCGGGAACTCCCTGTTCGCCGACCTCAACGTTGACGGGGTCATCGGCCCCCGCACGCTGGATGCCCTGGCGGCCCTGCTGGCCTGGCGCACGGATGAAAAAGCCCTTGTCCATGCCCTCAACTGCATGCAGGGCGCGCACTACATCGAGCTTGCGGCCCGCAATCCCAGCCAGCGCAAGTTCACCGATGGCTGGATGAAACGCACCCATTGCCCCGACTAA